In one Takifugu flavidus isolate HTHZ2018 chromosome 9, ASM371156v2, whole genome shotgun sequence genomic region, the following are encoded:
- the sfxn5b gene encoding sideroflexin-5b isoform X1, with protein MAESAACPGFQLGRPRYDQGSFLGRLRHFVDIIDPRTLFVSEKQLKDCIQLLDDYKHGTLPPGVSSHQLWEAQKIKQAIIHPDTGEKIFMPFRMSGYVPFGTPIVIGLLLPNQTVLSTIIWQWLNQSHNACVNYANRNATKPTPTSKFLQGYAGAVTSAVSIAVGLNVLIKNANKLSPASRTIIQRFVPFPAVATANICNVALMRHSELSEGIDVMDNNGNVVGSSKVAARHAIMETAFTRVVLPMPIFVLPTIIMSYLERLSFLQRNRRLMLPIHSFVCLLTFSLSLPVAISLFPQMSEIEVSRLEPEIAVATECKSVTYNKGL; from the exons ATGGCGGAATCTGCAGCGTGTCCTGGTTTCCAGCTCGGAAGACCACGTTACGACCAG GGTTCGTTCCTCGGTCGCCTGAGACACTTCGTAGATATCATCGATCCCAGGACCCTGTTTGTGTCTGAG AAACAACTGAAAGACTGCATCCAGCTACTCGATGACTACAAACACGGTACGCTTCCTCCTGGTGTCTCCAGTCATCAG TTGTGGGAGGCCCAGAAGATCAAGCAG GCCATCATTCATCCCGACACCGGAGAGAAGATCTTCATGCCATTTCGAATGTCAG GTTACGTACCGTTCGGAACCCCGATT GTCATCGGGCTTCTCCTCCCAAACCAGACAGTGCTCTCCACCATTATATGGCAG TGGTTGAACCAGAGTCACAACGCCTGTGTGAACTACGCCAACCGCAATGCCACGAAG CCGACACCTACATCTAAGTTTCTTCAGGGTTACGCAGGAGCCGTCACCAGCGCTGTTTCTATAGCT gTGGGGCTGAACGTTCTGATTAAGAATGCCAACAAGTTGAGCCCTGCCAGCAGAACCATCATACAGAGATTTGTCCCCTTCCCAGCTGTAG CGACCGCCAACATCTGTAACGTGGCCTTGATGAGACACAGCGAGCTCTCCGAGGGGATTGACGTGATGGACAACAATGGCAACGTGGTGGGATCCTCAAAAGTTGCAGCGAGACAT GCCATCATGGAGACGGCCTTCACACGCGTGGTTCTGCCGATGCCCATCTTTGTGCTGCCCACCATCATTATGTCCTACCTAGAAAG GCTGAGCTTCCTGCAGAGGAACCGCAGGTTGATGCTGCCCATCCACAGCTTTGTGTGCCTGCTGACCTTCAGCCTCTCACTGCCTGTCGCCATCAGCCTCTTCCCCCAGATGTCTGAG atTGAGGTTTCTCGCCTAGAGCCTGAGATCGCCGTGGCAACCGAATGCAAGTCAGTGACCTACAACAAGGGTTTGTGA
- the LOC130531404 gene encoding LOW QUALITY PROTEIN: rab11 family-interacting protein 1 (The sequence of the model RefSeq protein was modified relative to this genomic sequence to represent the inferred CDS: inserted 1 base in 1 codon), producing MMSLIDLDDDQRWVPTHVNVTVLRARGLRTKGKHGSRYLYTIIQVGKEKYTTGLVEKVEVPEWNEECSFELLPGILEDGGRDAYPAGSADLVLTVMHRVLIGLDVFLGQAIIPLDRIFQEGMCPRDEWFKLNSKSGRKEKERGGLQVTVQFTRNNMTASMFDLTIKDKPRSVFGKLKDRVTGRKRGDVESSSAILPGRYAALSGSLGQPLGEVGGGALEPPDAEITEEKKSKMKEFLKGKLRKSSDTRSCASLASEGSGFSVASDQPPPSLDLLSDPPSSPIYSTKVRVDALYGETDLAKKVLTSQHTTNVLTHKRAFSDEASKIKTSFSRANPAMESLKGASMTQSKSSVCINGSHVYDSEPSTPRGSAAHPCKLVLLEKCTPLSRSLQNLTKRSEDRGSFAEGRRWSFDKVKKEEKEEEKDPLSLSPPARTGSQPVQGATPAVSSTAGSPDKGKKPRKMLFSTGRCESLPAKSDLNQAPSLSDRRLRGWFGSGDSQNKPRLEFSPKVESSSDVPPPIPPRSPVPPLCSPPSTSPSSIFSSDDNHLSPSINPVPPLNSFPPNLHHNPFFEELLAEESQRSPPFLPSNSPFNHTALPCTASPAHDANANIKRERPRPIAGQISLPAQLLTPGPLDPSKGLQSLSDCTGVYEDSFEAFASSRLNSPKASLPPKQSSTSPVSSHGCGSFIFNDAQELQTFDEEPPPLPPRKPVRAPVNEMCSDGWLHRGQELAVHKEAFLLSQTGVASRHRGKEGDHHTFPDSHTSSEASDISCTSQPSTDITSPVPMSEEKLQKFRYEPLEDNRDCLGGMLFEQDLYGRACLGNYRQAKVSTHHLSINAEETKSKITSVSSASRKLLDSVLPVKDLLNLSSLPSKPSLKVLDVPAPQMEEAEASPLGATPTNNGSFSMNLGDLNMNVRNCDSSLADSESSSQTEAADILKSVRNCGETPPKLTLKGSGKAEALPEVFTLKDTYITGMNSSFEITTLMNKRCKGSLGCQSCQCEVGSVKPPNQGSCSPALDLGADTGGLFADFKKTPVDFDDNGNLQEKPSPPNPAGLFPGVISARIRPKRVSRQSSSSSPSSQNNRDDGGFEQLLSLVQSISGANEGPLSYQPVKSALSSILACKNQSDLHGDHVDEAQAHPDTESRSKSPPPSIENSSKFSQVSFEDLHAKVAPPRKTPSKTEPENISPTISSEPHPAHPFGPTLHPSGPSAEARTALTVAPTSSSSSSSSSSSFTTSTSNTDQSLVDALPSLLPEETQPASNLPHLESRTHPVKPLTSGQSEKKESRSVLEKLKSTIAPGWSAQQVTAEPQKIQEVTEDRSAQYQHLTNMELISLLLQQEMDMQKQQXASEQQEAQLQKCEAELRKVKSQVRDLEDYIDNLLLRIMEQTPTLLQVRSRHK from the exons ATGATGTCCCTGATTGATCTGGACGATGACCAGAGGTGGGTGCCCACCCACGTCAATGTCACCGTCCTCCGCGCTAGAGGACTCCGAACCAAGGGCAAGCATGGCAGCCGATACCTCTACACCATCATCCAGGTGGGAAAGGAAAAGTACACGAccgggctggtggagaaggtggaggtgcCCGAGTGGAACGAGGAGTGTTCTTTCGAGCTGCTTCCGGGCATCCTGGAGGACGGTGGCCGGGACGCCTACCCAGCGGGCAGCGCGGACCTGGTGCTGACAGTCATGCACCGGGTTCTGATCGGACTGGACGTGTTTCTGGGACAAGCCATCATCCCTCTTGATAGGATATTTCAGGAGGGGATGTGTCCTCGAGATGA ATGGTTCAAGCTTAACTCAAAGTCTGGAAGAAAGGAGAAGGAACGTGGAGGTCTGCAGGTGACGGTGCAGTTCACTCGCAACAACATGACGGCCAGCATGTTTGACCTCACCATAAAGGACAAGCCCCGCTCCGTTTTTGGCAAGCTCAAGGACCGGGTCACGGGCAGGAAGAGGGGGGACGTGGAGTCTTCTTCGGCTATCCTGCCAGGACGATACGCCGCCCTCTCGGGATCCCTGGGGCAACCGTTGGGAGAAGTGGGTGGAGGCGCCCTGGAGCCACCAGATGCGGAGAtaacagaggagaagaagagcaagATGAAAGAGTTTCTGAAAGGCAAACTGCGCAAGTCATCTGACACCAGATCATGTGCATCGCTGGCTTCAGAGGGGAGCGGATTTTCAGTGGCCAGTGATCAGCCTCCTCCCAGTCTGGATCTGCTGTCGGACCCACCCAGCTCGCCCATCTACTCCACCAAAGTGAGAGTGGATGCTCTTTATGGAGAGACAGATTTGGCTAAAAAAG TTCTGACCAGCCAGCACACCACAAATGTTCTTACACACAAACGGGCCTTCAGTGACGAGGCAAGCAAAATCAAAACATCCTTTTCTCGAGCAAATCCTGCAATGGAGTCTCTGAAAGGCGCGAGCATGACCCAGTCCAAGTCTTCCGTCTGCATAAATGGGAGCCACGTGTACGACTCGGAGCCCTCCACTCCAAGGGGCTCTGCAGCCCATCCATGCAAACTGGTCCTGCTGGAGAAGTGCACCCCGCTCTCACGATCTCTTCAGAACCTCACCAAGAGGAGTGAGGACAGAGGGTCGTTTGCTGAGGGCAGACGCTGGTCCTTTGACAAGGtgaagaaggaagaaaaggaggaagagaaagaccCTCTTTCCTTATCTCCTCCGGCTCGGACGGGGTCTCAGCCTGTGCAGGGAGCGACCCCAGCTGTGTCCTCTACTGCAGGTTCTCCAGACAAAGGAAAGAAACCCAGAAAGATGCTGTTCTCCACAGGAAGGTGTGAGTCCCTCCCAGCTAAATCAGACCTGAACCAGGCTCCTTCCTTGTCTGACAGGAGGCTCAGAGGCTGGTTTGGTTCTGGTGACTCCCAAAACAAGCCAAG GCTGGAGTTTTCTCCTAAGGTAGAAAGCAGCTCAGATGTAccccctcccatccctcctCGCTCCCCCGTGCCACCTCTGTGCTCCCCTCCCTCTACCTCCCCCTCTAGTATTTTCTCATCAGATGACAATCATCTTTCTCCCTCAATAAACCCAGTCCCACCTTTGAACAGTTTCCCTCCAAACTTGCACCATAACCCCTTTTTTGAGGAGCTTCTAGCTGAAGAATCCCAGAGGTCTCCTCCTTTTTTACCCTCTAACTCCCCCTTTAATCACACAGCTCTGCCCTGCACAGCTAGCCCTGCTCACGATGCTAATGCAAACATAAAGAGGGAGCGCCCCAGACCTATAGCTGGACAGATATCGCTCCCCGCCCAGCTGCTCACGCCAGGTCCATTGGACCCCTCCAAGGGCTTACAGTCCTTGTCAGATTGCACAGGAGTATATGAAGACTCGTTCGAAGCCTTTGCATCCAGCCGTCTCAATTCTCCAAAAGCAAGTCTTCCTCCGAAACAGTCAAGCACTAGTCCAGTTTCATCTCACGGCTGTGGTTCCTTCATATTTAACGATGCACAAGAGCTGCAAACGTTTGATGAGGAGCCTCCACCTTTGCCTCCAAGGAAACCTGTGAGAGCTCCGGTGAATGAAATGTGCTCAGATGGCTGGTTGCACAGAGGTCAAGAATTAGCAGTCCACAAAGAAGCCTTCCTCCTCTCGCAGACCGGCGTGGCCTCACGGCATCGTGGGAAAGAAGGTGACCACCACACTTTCCCAGACTCTCACACGAGCAGCGAAGCGTCGGACATCAGCTGTACCTCCCAGCCTTCCACCGATATCACCTCACCTGTGCCCATGTCTGAAGAAAAGCTTCAAAAGTTCAGGTACGAACCTTTGGAAGATAACAGAGATTGTTTGGGCGGGATGTTGTTTGAACAAGATCTCTATGGACGTGCTTGTTTAGGGAACTACCGACAAGCTAAAGTCAGCACCCATCATTTATCCATCAATGCTGAAGAAACAAAAAGTAAGATCACATCCGTCAGTTCAGCCTCCAGAAAGCTTCTTGACAGTGTGTTGCCTGTTAAAGATCTCCTCAACTTGTCATCTCTTCCCTCAAAACCAAGTTTAAAGGTGCTAGATGTTCCAGCTCCACAAATGGAGGAAGCAGAAGCTTCTCCTCTTGGAGCCACGCCCACAAACAATGGTTCCTTCTCCATGAACCTGGGAGATTTGAACATGAATGTGAGGAATTGTGATTCCAGCCTTGCTGATTCAGAGAGTTCCTCTCAGACAGAGGCGGCTGACATCCTCAAAAGCGTGAGAAATTGTGGAGAGACTCCTCCAAAACTGACACTGAAAGGTTCTGGTAAAGCAGAAGCACTTCCCGAGGTGTTTACTTTGAAGGACACCTACATAACAGGGATGAACTCTTCTTTTGAAATAACCACACTGATGAACAAACGGTGCAAAGGCTCACTGGGTTGCCAATCTTGTCAGTGTGAAGTTGGTAGTGTGAAACCACCAAATCAAGGATCCTGTTCCCCAGCTCTTGATTTAGGAGCTGATACAGGAGGATTATTTGCTGATTTTAAGAAGACGCCTGTCGACTTTGACGACAATGGAAACCTACAAGAAAAACCCAGCCCGCCTAACCCAGCTGGATTATTCCCTGGAGTGATCAGTGCACGTATTAGACCAAAACGAGTGTCccggcagagcagcagcagcagccccagcagccaAAACAACAGGGACGATGGCGGATTTGAACAATTGCTGTCCCTTGTTCAAAGTATTTCAGGGGCCAATGAGGGGCCGTTGTCCTACCAGCCTGTGAAGTCAGCGCTGTCCTCGATACTGGCGTGTAAAAATCAGTCAGATCTGCATGGAGATCATGTTGACGAAGCGCAGGCCCATCCAGACACGGAGTCCCGTTCAAAATCGCCTCCACCGTCGATCGAAAACTCCTCCAAATTCTCTCAAGTCAGTTTCGAGGACCTCCACGCTAAAGTAGCACCACCTAGGAAAACCCCTTCAAAGACAGAACCAGAAAATATATCTCCCACCATCTCCTCCGAGCCCCACCCCGCCCATCCCTTTGGCCCAACCTTGCATCCCTCAGGGCCCAGTGCTGAAGCTCGCACTGCTCTGACAGTagctcccacctcctcctcctcttcctcctcctcctcctcctccttcaccacctccacctccaacaCTGACCAGTCCCTGGTTGATGCACTGCCCTCACTTTTGCCTGAGGAGACACAGCCAGCTAGCAACCTGCCTCATCTGGAGAGCAG AACTCATCCAGTGAAGCCGTTAACCTCCGGCCAgtcagagaagaaggagagTCGCTCAGTTCTGGAGAAGCTAAAGTCTACCATCGCTCCAGGATGGAGCGCACAGCAGGTTACAGCAGAGCCTCAGAAGATTCAG GAGGTGACCGAGGACCGGTCGGCCCAGTACCAGCACCTGACCAACATGGAGCTGATctccctgctcctgcagcaggagatgGACATGCAGAAGCAGC GCGCCTCCGAGCAGCAGGAGGCGCAGCTGCAAAAGTGCGAGGCAGAGCTGAGAAAGGTCAAGTCCCAGGTTCGGGACCTGGAGGACTACATTGATAATCTTTTACTGCGGATCATGGAGCAGACGCCGACCCTGCTTCAAGTGCGCAGCAGACACAAATGA
- the LOC130531613 gene encoding BEN domain-containing protein 4 codes for MNGKMQPADEGPCAPKMCRQQRGPYGSAKPFQSKRLGGKPRSDRSAVLEVPLFGDGHHFTFHPEEPHHFQPPHHHHQQPPPRQRLHQLQEPSVAISSSSQQHRLPCETRPNSRIPTSTSAPAATAATAPVQQRRAGRGSGGAEPRFSPDCTYSISSENRLILDAFAQQCSRVLSLLNNGRLLEPSSSSSSSSFTSNIKLEDGAAEVQGPPCSSLGKSAPEESSSTTDVDEEAQQSHSSQTQTSAILRIFTDSLQNYLLSGSEQQQLAAHLEKDQCPPAEPGSGVSPMRRSLGGWGSPTPSDSYGHPSSTLPEEEEEESCCPRCLELEQEVLSLQQENEDLRTRLENIPVPCQNVLDYFRSVLEFNNQLMQTLPEEQLTEEEERQTVFEGSKQLLENYPLFITNKQWDEAVNSSKKDGRRLLRYLIRYVFTTDELKFSCGLGKRKRSVHSGDSGLERRPLNPVKVSCLREFIRMHCASNPDWWMPSEEQINKVFSDAVGHARQGRAVGTFLCSSGSSTSSLYMDGFDGHLSQDELYLKGFQNGQSD; via the exons ATGAACGGAAAGATGCAGCCCGCAGATGAAGGCCCCTGCGCCCCAAAGATGTGCCGACAACAGCGGGGTCCGTACGGCAGCGCGAAACCTTTCCAGAGCAAGCGGCTGGGGGGCAAGCCGCGCTCTGACAGGTCCGCTGTGCTCGAGGTTCCGCTCTTTGGCGACGGGCATCATTTCACTTTTCATCCCGAGGAGCCCCATCATTTCCAGCCGccgcatcatcaccatcagcagccgccgccgcggcAGCGCCTGCACCAGCTCCAGGAGCCCAGCGtcgccatcagcagcagcagccagcagcatcgCCTCCCCTGTGAGACCAGGCCCAACAGCAGGATCCCGACGTCCACCTCTGCGCCCGCGGCCACCGCGGCGACGGCGCCTGTGCAGCAGCGCCGCGCCGGCCGCGGCAGCGGCGGAGCGGAGCCCAGATTCTCTCCAGACTGCACCTACAGCATCAGCTCAG AGAACCGTCTTATCCTCGATGCCTTTGCTCAGCAGTGTAGCCGTGTCCTTAGCCTCCTCAACAACGGCCGTCTCCTggagccctcctcctcctcctcctcttcctctttcaccTCTAACATCAAGCTCGAGGATGGTGCTGCGGAGGTGCAGGGGCCTCCCTGCTCCTCGCTGGGGAAGTCGGCCCCTGAAGAGAGTTCCTCCACCACAGATGTAGACGAGGAGGCCCAGCAAAGCCATTCCAGCCAAACCCAGACTTCCGCCATCCTCCGCATCTTCACAGACTCGCTGCAGAACtatctcctctcaggttctgagcagcagcagctggctgcaCATCTGGAGAAGGACCAGTGTCCTCCAGCGGAGCCCGGCTCTGGGGTTTCTCCTATGAGACGCAGCCTGGGAGGCTGGGGCTCGCCGACTCCCTCGGACTCTTATGGCCACCCTTCGTCCACGCTgcccgaggaagaggaggaggagagctgctgtCCGCgctgcctggagctggagcaggaggtgctctctctgcagcaggagaacgagGACCTGCGCACTCGACTGGAGAACATTCCAG TTCCCTGTCAGAACGTTCTCGACTACTTCAGAAGTGTTCTTGAGTTCAACAACCAGCTGATGCAGACGCTGCCGGAGGAGCAGCTGACTGAG GAAGAAGAACGACAAACAGTTTTTGAG GGCAGTAAACAGCTCCTGGAGAACTACCCTCTCTTCATCACTAATAAACAGTGGGACGAGGCCGTCAACTCCTCCAAGAAAGACGGCAGGCGGCTGCTGCGCTACCTGATACGCTACGTTTTCACCACTGACGAGCTCAAGTTCTCCTGTGGTTTGGGCAAAAGGAAGCGTTCGGTGCACTCGGGAGATTCCGGCCTGGAGAGACGACCGCTCAACCCGGTCAAAGTCAGCTGCCTCAGAG AGTTCATCAGGATGCACTGCGCCTCAAACCCAGACTGGTGGATGCCCTCGGAGGAGCAGATCAACAAGGTGTTCAGCGATGCGGTGGGTCACGCCCGCCAGGGCCGAGCGGTCGGCACCTTCCtgtgcagcagcggcagcagcaccagcagcctgtaCATGGACGGCTTTGACGGACACCTGTCCCAGGACGAGCTGTATTTAAAGGGCTTCCAGAACGGCCAATCGGACTGA
- the shisa3 gene encoding protein shisa-3 homolog: MGRLLNCLLLGYLTWNLRISDAQGEYCHGWLDSSGNYHEGFQCPEDFDTTDANVCCGSCSLRYCCAAVDARVDQGSCTNDREVDNTEFAAQPVYVPFLMVGSIFVAFVIVGSLVAVYCCTCLRPKQPTQQPIRFSLRSCQGETIPMILTSAPPSLRAPSRQSSTATTSSSSAGGGSSMRRFSIGGQQQQQQHGCLVSATISSPASTPTQTSQTLPPPPPPPYSSPPATSMSGSIQHPSSHSLQLHQPSHPSQSAGFLLPQQYFFPLQPDAFTAAKGFADFGQS, translated from the exons ATGGGGCGCCTGCTGAACTGCCTGCTGCTCGGATACCTGACCTGGAACCTGCGGATATCGGACGCACAGGGGGAGTACTGCCACGGCTGGCTGGACTCGAGCGGGAACTATCATGAGGGCTTCCAGTGTCCGGAGGACTTTGACACCACGGACGCCAACGTGTGCTGCGGCTCCTGCTCGCTGCGCTACTGCTGCGCGGCCGTGGACGCGCGGGTGGACCAGGGCAGCTGCACCAACGACAGAGAGGTGGACAACACCGAGTTTGCTGCTC AGCCCGTCTACGTCCCCTTCCTCATGGTGGGAAGCATCTTCGTGGCCTTCGTCATCGTCGGCTCCCTGGTGGCCGTCTACTGCTGCACTTGCCTGCGGCCGAAGCAGCCGACCCAGCAGCCCATCCGCTTCTCCCTGCGCAGCTGCCAGGGCGAAACCATCCCCATGATCCTCACCTCAGCCCCCCCGAGCCTGCGCGCGCCGTCGCGACAGTCCAGCACGGCCACGACCAGCTCCAGCTCGGCCGGGGGCGGCAGCTCCATGCGGAGGTTCTCCATCggaggccagcagcagcagcagcagcacggctgCCTGGTGTCCGCCACCATCTCCTCGCCGGCCTCCACTCCCACTCAGACCTCTCAGactctgcctccccctccccctcctccatacTCATCCCCACCAGCGACCTCAATGTCTGGAAGCATCCAACACCCGTCTTCCCACTCCCTGCAGCTCCATCAaccctctcacccctctcagAGCGCCGGCTTCCTCCTGCCGCAGCAGTACTTCTTCCCCCTGCAGCCTGACGCCTTCACGGCAGCCAAGGGCTTCGCTGACTTCGGACAGAGCTGA
- the sfxn5b gene encoding sideroflexin-5b isoform X2: protein MPFRMSGYVPFGTPIVIGLLLPNQTVLSTIIWQWLNQSHNACVNYANRNATKPTPTSKFLQGYAGAVTSAVSIAVGLNVLIKNANKLSPASRTIIQRFVPFPAVATANICNVALMRHSELSEGIDVMDNNGNVVGSSKVAARHAIMETAFTRVVLPMPIFVLPTIIMSYLERLSFLQRNRRLMLPIHSFVCLLTFSLSLPVAISLFPQMSEIEVSRLEPEIAVATECKSVTYNKGL, encoded by the exons ATGCCATTTCGAATGTCAG GTTACGTACCGTTCGGAACCCCGATT GTCATCGGGCTTCTCCTCCCAAACCAGACAGTGCTCTCCACCATTATATGGCAG TGGTTGAACCAGAGTCACAACGCCTGTGTGAACTACGCCAACCGCAATGCCACGAAG CCGACACCTACATCTAAGTTTCTTCAGGGTTACGCAGGAGCCGTCACCAGCGCTGTTTCTATAGCT gTGGGGCTGAACGTTCTGATTAAGAATGCCAACAAGTTGAGCCCTGCCAGCAGAACCATCATACAGAGATTTGTCCCCTTCCCAGCTGTAG CGACCGCCAACATCTGTAACGTGGCCTTGATGAGACACAGCGAGCTCTCCGAGGGGATTGACGTGATGGACAACAATGGCAACGTGGTGGGATCCTCAAAAGTTGCAGCGAGACAT GCCATCATGGAGACGGCCTTCACACGCGTGGTTCTGCCGATGCCCATCTTTGTGCTGCCCACCATCATTATGTCCTACCTAGAAAG GCTGAGCTTCCTGCAGAGGAACCGCAGGTTGATGCTGCCCATCCACAGCTTTGTGTGCCTGCTGACCTTCAGCCTCTCACTGCCTGTCGCCATCAGCCTCTTCCCCCAGATGTCTGAG atTGAGGTTTCTCGCCTAGAGCCTGAGATCGCCGTGGCAACCGAATGCAAGTCAGTGACCTACAACAAGGGTTTGTGA